CGGGCTACGCCGCGTACGCCGCGGCGAAGGCAGGGGTCATCAAGTACACCCAGACCGCGGCACTGGAATTGGCCGAACACGGGATACGGATCAATGCCCTGGCCCCTGATTTCACCATGACCGAAGGATTGGCCAGAATGGCTTCGCCGGAACGCCTGGAAAATGCCGAACGGATGGTCCCTTTGGGGCGCCCCGGCAGTGTCGACGAAATGGCTGGAGCCGCGGTATTTCTGGCGTCTGAACTGTCGAGCTACGTGACGGGGCAGACCATTCATGTCGACGGCGGCACCCACGCCGCCGGTGGCTGGTATCGGCACCCTGAAACCGGTTCGTACACGCTGGGTCCGGGCTGACTGCGGGCAATGATCGTATGAGGATTTGCTGGCCGCGGGAGGACTTTCTCCACCTCGAATTCGAGTAGTTCTACTCAGCACGGCGAACTCCGCGCTGAGCTACGCTTCCGATCGGAAATGCATGGCGGCGACCTTTGCCGTAATTGCACCGGAAGACTTCGACCTCCGAGGAGTTATGTCATGAGAGCATCTGCGCTCACCGGTTTGGCGGCCGCGGCCACCGCCCTGGCCGTGGTCCTTTCCGGCTGCGGCTCCGACACCAAGACCGCCACGAGCAGTAGCGAGAAGACCACCGCGTCGTCGTCGGAGAAGACGTCGACCAGTAAGTCCGAGACCCCGACCAAGAAGCCGAAGGTGGCGCCGCGCGACGAGGACGCGACCGGGCCGAACGAGACCATCGCCGGCTATATCAAGGCGAACAACATCCAGGAGACCCCCGTGCACCGGGGCGATCCCGGCTCGCCGACCATCGACCTGCCGCTGCCCGAAGGTTGGAAATCCGCCGGCACCGACACCCCGGACTGGGCCTACGGAGCGATCGTCTACACCGGCCCCGAGGCGGCCGAGTACACCCCGAGCGTCGTCGCGATCGTGTCGAAGCTGACGGGCAACGTCGATCCCCAGAAGATCCTCGATCTGGCTCCGGGCGAACTGCAGAACCTCGCCGGTTACGAGCCACTCAACGAGGGCGCGGCCAGCACCCTCGGCGAATACCCTGCCTTCCAGCTGGGCGGCACCTGGGTCCAGGACGGCCAGAAGAAGATCGTCGCGCAGAAGACGGTCGTCATCCCCGGCAGCGACGGCCTCTATGTGCTGCAGCTCAATGCCGACGGTCTGGAGGACCAGGTGGACATCGTGGGCGCGGCGACCGACGCCATCGACTCGGGAACCACCATCACGCCCTGACCTGAACGACGAGAACGCCTCCACGGGTACGCCCGTGGAGGCGTTGTCATGTTCATCGCCGCAGGTCAGAATGCCCCGCGGCGGCATCGTGAACAAATCGGACGGGCACCCTGGTCGATACCGCAGGTACCGGGTAGGTTTGCCCTAGCCGTTCAGTTACTCACCAGTAAGGGAGAGTCGACCATGCCCGCTCCATCCGCCGCGGACTTCGCTCGTCTGCGCACGCTGGTCGCCATCGACGATGTTGACGCGCGCCCGTCCAAGCCGATCGACGAGGTGTTCACCGGCAGGGAACTCACCACCATCCCGGTCGGCAATGCCGACGACGTCGCCGCCGCGTTCGTCAAAGCCCGTGCCGCGCAGGCCAAATGGGCCCAGCGCCCGGTTGCTGAGCGGTCCGCGGTCATCGAACGGTTCCGCGACCTGGTGATCGCCAACCGCGATTTCCTGATGGATGTCGCGCAGGCCGAAACCGGAAAGGCCCGCTCGGCCGCTCAGGAAGAGATCGTCGACATGATCCTCAACGCGCGTTACTACGCGCGGGAGGCGGTCAAGCTGCTGGGCACCAAGCGGGTGCAGGGCCTGTTGCCCGGCCTCGTCAAAACTGTGGTCAACCACCACCCCAAGGGCGTCATCGGCGTCATCTCGCCGTGGAACTACCCGATGGCACTGTCCATCTCCGACTCGATCCCCGCGTTGCTGGCGGGCAACGCCGTGGTGGTCAAACCCGACAGCCAGACTCCCTACTGCACGCTGGCCAACGCCGAACTGCTGTACCAGGCCGGGCTACCGCGCGACCTGTTCGCCGTGGTGCCCGGGCCCGGGTCGGTGGTCGGCACCGCGATCGTGGCCCACTGCGACTACCTGATGTTCACCGGTTCCACCTCCACCGGCCGGACGCTGGCCGAACAGTGTGGCAGCCGGCTCATCGGCTTCTCCGCCGAGCTCGGCGGCAAGAACCCGATGATCGTGACCAAGGGCGCCAACCTCGACGTCGCCGCCAAGGCCGCCACCCGGGCGTGTTTCTCCAACGCCGGGCAGCTGTGCATCTCGATCGAACGGATCTATGTCGAACGATCCGTCGCCGACGAGTTCGCCGCCAAGTTCGCCAAGCAGGTCAAGGCGATGAAGCTCTCCACCGCCTACGATTTCAGCGCAGATATGGGCAGCCTGATCTCGGAGGACCAGATCAAGACGGTGTCCGGACACGTCGATGACGCGTTGGCCAAGGGCGCCAAGGTGATCGCCGGTGGCAACGCCCGCCCCGACATCGGCCCGCTGTTCTTCGAGCCGACCGTGCTCACCGATGTCAACGACGAGATGGAGTGCGGCCGCAACGAGACCTTCGGGCCCTTGGTGTCCATCTACCCCGTCGACTCGGTCGATGAGGCGATCGCCAAGGCCAACGACACCGAATACGGGCTGAATGCCAGTGTGTGGGCGGGCAGCAAGGCCGAGGGTGAGGCGATCGCGGCCCGGCTGCAGGCCGGCACCGTGAACGTCGACGAGGGCTATGCCCTGGCCTTCGGCAGCACCGCTGCGCCGATGGGCGGGATGAAGGCCTCCGGGGTGGGGCGCAGGCACGGCGCCGACGGCATTCTCAAATACACCGAGTCCCAAACGGTGTCCACCGCCCGGGTGATCAATCTCGATCCGCCGCTGGGCATTCCGTCGACGTGGTGGCAGAGGGCACTCACCCCGATGATCCAGGCGGTGCAGAAGCTGCCCGGCCGGTGACCCCTTCCGCGCCCAAACGCACGTTTGGGCGCGGAAGTGCGGGTAGATCAGGCCATTGCGTCGATCTCGGCGGTCAGGACCCTGCGATATCGTCGAGTCGCTTCGTGGCCTGCTCGAATCCCGCCACCAACTCGGCGATGATGTCGGCGACGGGGCGGATCTCGTTCATCCGGCCCACGATCTGACCCACCGGCATGGACACCGTGTCCGGATTGTCCGACTCGTTCATCCGCTGGTGTGCCTCGCTGACCAGGATGTTCTGCAGCGGCATCGGCAGCGGCTCCGGAGCGTCCGGCGCATCCCAGGCATCGGTCCACTTGGTCTTCAGCAACCGGGCCGGCTTGCCCGTGTAGATCTTGCGGCGCACCGTGTCAGCGGTGGTCGCGCGCAGCAGCGCGTCCTGGATGGTCGATGTGCCGCCGGGCAACCGGTGACCCAAGTCGTATTCGGCCGCAGTCAGGAAGGCCGAGCCCATCCACACGCCCTGGGCGCCGAGCGCCAGCGCGGCCGCCACCTGGCGGCCGGTGCCGATACCGCCGGCGGCCAGGACCGGCGCCTTGCCGTCGAGTGCGTCCACGATTTCCGGCCAGAGCACGACCGAACCGATCTCACCGGTATGCCCGCCGGCCTCGTGCCCCTGCGCGACGACGATGTCGACACCGTTCTCGACATGACGCAACGCGTGCTTGGCGCTGCCGGCCAGTGCGGCCACCGGCACGCCGGCCGCGTGCGCCTGCTCGATGACGTCGACGGGTGGCGAGCCCAGCGCATTGGCGATCAGCTTGATCGGATGCTTGAGCGCCACGTCGACATGGCTACGCGCCACCGAATGCAGCCAGCCCAGCACACCCTCGTTCTTCTCCTCGTCCTCGGGCAGCGGCGGAACACCCAGATCGGCAAGGGTTTTCGCGACGAAGTCGCGGTGGCTCTGCGGGATCAGCTTGTTGATGTCGACGGCAGTGCCCTCGGTGGGGATCTTGGCCGGCATCACGATGTCCACGCCGTACGGCTTGCCATCGGTATTGGCGTCCATCCACTGCAGGACTTCTTCGAGATCGTCGGCGTCGTTGAACCGCACGCAGCCCAGCACGCCCAGGCCGCCGGCCTTGCTGACCGCCGCGGCCACCTTCTCCGACGGGGTGAATACGAAGATCGGGTATTCGATCCCGAACTTGTCGCAGAGTTCGGTTCTCATTTCGCTCCTACGTGTTTGGCGTGCACCTCGTCGGCCGGGCGCTCTTCGGTCGTGTCCTTGGCCCACCGGTAGTCGGGCTTACCCGCCGGGGACCGCTTCACCTCGTCGACCAGCCAAAGACTGCGCGGCACTTTGTATCCCGCGATCTCACTGCGGACGAACTCATCCAGCGAGGCCAGCGTCGGCCGGGTCCCCTCGCGCGGCTGCACCACGGCCGCCACGTGATTGCCGAAGCGCTCGTCGGGCACCCCGACCACCAGCGCGTCGAACACATCCGGATGACCCTTGAGCGCGGCCTCCACCTCTTCGGGGTAGATCTTCTCGCCACCACTGTTGATCGACACCGAGCCGCGACCCAGCATGGTCACGCTGCCGTCGGCCTCGACGGTGGCGTAGTCACCCGGGATCGCGTACCGCACACCGTTGATGGTCCGGAACGTCTCGGCGGTCTTCTTCTCGTCCTTGAAGTAGCCGACCGGGATGTGACCGCGCTTGGCGAGGATGCCGCGCACCCCGGATCCGGGGACCACCGGGTTGCCGTCCTCGTCGAGCACCGCGGTGTTCTTGTCGATGGTGACCCGCGGTCCACCGGTGTGAGACTGTCCCTTGGCCACCACGCTGGTGCCGCCGAAGCCGGTCTCCGAAGAGCCGATCGAGTCGGTGATGACGCGGTTGGGCAGCAGCTCCAGGAACTTCTCCTTGAGGCTGGTGGAGAACAGGGCCGCGGTGCTGGCCAACAGGAACAGACTCGACAGGTCGAATTCGTTGCCTTTCTCCTGGTGCGCCAGCAGCGAATCCAGCAGCGGCCGCGCCATCGCGTCACCGGTGAAGAACAGCAGGTTCACCTTGTGCTCGTGGATGGCGCGCCACACCTCGTCGGCGTCGAACTCCGGCACCAGCAGTACGGTGCCGCCGGAGAACAGCGCCATCCAGGTGGCGGACTGGGTGGCGCCGTGGATCATCGGCGGAATCGGGTAACGCACCATGGGACCGCTGGTGGCGGCCTGCTTGGACAGGTCGTATTCGTCGGCCAGGGGCTCACCGGTGGCGAAGTCGGTGCCGCCCAGCAGCACTCGGTAGATGTCCTCGTGGCGCCACATCACGCCCTTGGGGAAGCCGGTGGTGCCGCCGGTGTAGAGCAGGTAGATGTCGTCCGCGCTGCGCGGTCCGAAGTCGCGCTCCGGGGAGTGCTCGGCGATGGCGGAGTAGAACTCGACACCGCCATATCTGAGGAAGTCCTCAGCTGGACCTTCTGTGCCATCTTCCACGACGAGCACGGTCTTGATGTTCGGTGTCTCCGGGAGCACGTTGGCGACCCGGTCGGCGTAGCGCCGCTCGTGTACCAGCGCGACCATGTCGGAGTTGTCGAACAGATACTTCAGCTCACCCTCGACATAGCGGAAGTTCACGTTCACCAGGATCGCGCCGGCCTTGACGATGCCGAGCATCGCGATGACGATCTCGATGCGATTGCGGCAGTACAGGCCGACCTTGTCGTCCTTCTGGATGCCCTGCGACTGGAGGTAGTGGGCGAAGCGGTTCGCCTTCTCCTCCAGCTGGGCGTAGGTGAGTTGATCGTCCGCACTGATGAGGGCGACACGGTCCGGCACAGCGTCGATGGCGTGCTCGGCAAGATCGGCGATATTCAGGGCCACGGAACCTAAACTAGAACGTGTTACATTTCGTGACAAGTCTGGGGTTGTCGAGCAGAGAGGCTGGGACGGGTGACGGAGAGCGAAAAGGGGCCTGACGCCCTCATTGAGCAGCGCGGACACACCTTGATCGTGACGCTCAACCGCCCGGAGGCGCGCAATGCACTTTCTGGCGAGATGCTCTCGATCATGGTCGAGGCGTGGGACCGCGTCGACAGCGATCCGGAGATCCGCACGTGCATCCTGACCGGTGCGGGCGGTTACTTCTGCGCGGGTATGGACCTCAAAGGCGCCACCAAGAAGCCGCCGGGTGACTCGTTCAAGGACGGCAGCTACGACCCCTCGCGTATCGACGGTCTGCTCAAGGGCCGCCGGCTCACCAAGCCGCTGATCGCCGCCGTCGAAGGACCAGCCATCGCGGGCGGCACCGAGATTCTGCAGGGCACCGATATCCGCGTCGCCGGCGAGAGCGCCAAGTTCGGGATCTCGGAGGCCAAGTGGAGCCTCTACCCGATGGGCGGTTCGGCGGTGCGCCTGGTACGCCAGATCCCGTACACCATCGCGTGCGACATGCTGTTGACCGGACGGCACATCACCGCCCAACAGGCGCTGGACTACGGACTGATCGGTTACGTGGTGCCCGACGGCACCGCACTCGACAAGGCCCTGGAGATCGCCGAGGTGATCAACAACAACGGGCCGCTGGCCGTGCAGGCCATCCTCAAGACGATCCGCGACACCGAGGGCATGCACGAACTGGATGCCTTCAAACCCGATACCGCCAACGGCATCCCGGTGTTCCTGTCCGAGGACGCCAAGGAAGGTCCGCTGGCGTTCAAGGAGAAGCGGGCACCTCAGTTCAAGATGCGCTGACCCGGTCCGCGGTTGCCGGCAGGAACGCGTCCCCCTGCTCCCGGTCGAGGTAGGTGGTGGCCTTGTTCTTGAGGAAGAACAGGTACACCGTCAGCGACAACGCGATGCAGACCGTGACGTAGCCGATGAACAGGGGAACCTGGTCGCGGGCCTTGAGCGCCTGATAGATCAGCGGCGCGGTGCCGCCGAAAGCCGAATTCGCCAGTGCATATCCGACTCCCACGCCGAGTGCCCGCACGTGGGCGGGGAACAGTTCGGATTTCACCAGGGCGTTGATCGACGTGTAGCCGGTGAGGATCACGTAGCCGACGGCGACCAGCAGAAACGACAGCAGCGGTGAATGCGTCTGCGGCAGATAGGTGTACAGCACGTAGGTGTACACGACCCCGCCGAAGCCGAAGAACAGCAGCAGCGGCTTGCGTCCCACCCTGTCGCTGATGATGCCGCCGACCGGCTGCAGCAGCATCAGGAAGATCAGACCGATCAGGTTGATCCAGGTGGCCGTCATCGCCTCGTTCTTGTAGGTGGCCTTGACGATGGCCGGAGCATTCACGCTGTAGGCGTAGAACGCCACGGTGCCGCCGAGGGTGATCAGGAAGCACAGCAGCAGCGGCCGCCAGTAGCGCGTGAGCAGTACCCGGATGGACCCCGCACCCGTGTCCTTGCCCTCCCTGATCGCCGCCAGTTGCTCGGCGGACAGGGATTCATCCATGGTGCGCCGCAGCCAGAACACCACGATCGCGGCCGCACCGCCGACGGCGAACCCGATGCGCCAACCGAATTCGTGCACCTGCTCGGTGCTCAACGTGGTCAGGATGATCAGCAGGGTGAACTGGGCGAGCACATGACCGCCCACCAGCGTGACGTACTGGAAGGACGAGAAGAAGCCGCGCCGCTCCCGCGTCGCGGCCTCCGACATGTAGGTCGCCGAGGTGCCGTACTCGCCACCGGTGGCGAAACCCTGTACCAGCCGGCACAGGATCAGCACGATGGGAGCGGCGACACCGATGGTCTCCCGGCCGGGCACCACCGCGATCACCAGTGAGCACAGGGCCATCAGCGAGACGCTGATGGTCAGCGCGGCGCGCCGGCCCCGCCGGTCGGCGAACCTGCCGAAGAACCACGAGCCCAGCGGCCTGGTCAGGAATGTGACCGCGAAGATCGCGTAGACGTAGATCGTCGAATTCTGGTCTGCCGGATCGAAGAACTGCTTCTCGAAGTACGTCGCGAAGACGGTGTAGACGTAGACGTCGTACCACTCGACCAGGTTTCCCGACGATCCCCTGATGGTGTTCCAGACGGCGCGGCGGGTGTCCGCCCTCGATGTGGTCATACCCCATCTTCAGCGGTCGCACGTGCCCGCAGTGCCGGCTCTGCCGGATTTGCCGCCGAGTTCTTTCCGGTATCTAGTCCAGAATCCGCGGGGTCGGGGTGAACACCACCGGCATGGCCTCGGGGCCGCTGACGAAGTTGGCCGGCCGCAGCGGAACCTCGGCGCCGTCGGCCAGCCGCAGATCCGGTAGCCGGCGCAGCACCCGCTGGGTCATCAGTTTGAGCTCCAGACGGGCCAGCTGATTGCCCAGGCAGAAGTGGCTGCCGAAGCCGAAGGCCAGGTGGCTGTTCGGGTTTCGGTCGATGTGGAACTCGTGCGCGTTCTCGAACGCCGATTCGTCGAAGTTGGCGGACTCGAACATGAGCATGATCTTCTCGCCGGCTTTGAGCTCGGTGCCGTGGAACGCGGTGTCCGCTGTGACCGTGCGGCACATGTTCTTCACCGGCGAGGTCCAGCGCAGCATCTCCTCGATGGCGCCGGGGAGCAACGACTCATCGGCGACCAGTGCCTCCCACTGGTCCCGGTGCCGCAGCAGTTGCTCGGTACCGCCGGACAGGGTGTGCCGGGTGGTCTCGTCACCTCCGATGAGGATCAGCAGCGTCTCGAAGACGATCTCGTCGTCGCTCATCCGCTGCCCCTCCACCTCGGAGTGCACCAGCACGGAGAACAGATCCTCGGTCGGATCGGCGCGCCGCTTGGCGATGACGTCCATGGTGAACGCCGTGTATGCGGCGAAGGTCTCCATCAACTTCTGGACGGCCGATTCGTCGACATGCGAAGACAACCCGCACACCAGGTCATCGGACCACTGCAGCAACATCTCGCGTTCGGTCGGCAGCACGCCGAGCATGTCCCCGATGACCGCCATCGGCAGCGGAGCCGCGATCTCGCGGACGAAGTCGGCCGCACCGCGCTCGCACACACCGTCGATCAGGGTGTCGCACAGCCGCTCGATGGCCGGCAATTTGTCCATCACCCGTTTGCGGGTGAAGCCGGCGTTGACGAGCTTGCGCCGCACCAGATGCGCCGGATCGTCCATATCGATCATGTACGGCATACCCGGCTGGTCGGGCCGGATGCCGCCGGCGCTGGAGAACAGTTCCGGGTTGCGTTCGGCGTCGAGCACCGCCTGATAGCTGGCGGCGGCGGCCAGCCCGTTGCGATCCCGGAACACCGGTTGGTGGGCCCGCATCCAGCGGTAGGCCTCGCGTGCCGCGGGTCCGTCGGCGTAGAAGCGGCCGTCGGCCAGGTCCACATCGGGTTTGGCGACGACGGTCGTCATGCGATCTCCTTGGCGTCACCGAAGGTCATGTCCACGTTCCGCACGGATCCCGAGAACATCGCCCCTTTGGGGAAGCCGAGTTCGGCGAGTTCCCGAGCGTAGGGATGGTCACCGAGACGCACCCGCGCCCCGCCCGGCCGGTAGCGCACACCCGTCATCCGCATCTCGCCGGAGGTCTCGCGGGTGACGCCGTCCAGATGCGAGTACGTGGGGTGGACCTGGGTGCGCGAGGTGAACATCGCGGGCACGGGCAGTCCCGGGCTGAAATCCATGCCGACGGCATGGGTGCCGTCGATGCTGACGTCGAAGGAGAACGACCTCCCGTCGACAATGTTGAAGTCCGCCATCACCTTCGGGTAACCCCAGATGGTCCGGCCGGCCTCCAGCGTGAAGGCCTGATCGACGGGCAGGTGGTGAATAAACGCCCCGGCCGACCGCAACGCCTTCCACCCCGAGGCCTGCTGCCCCGGCGGATTGACCATCACGTTGGTGCCGTACTCGTGGTACTGGCCCAGGTCGGTGTCGAGGTAGTGCATCAGCATCAGCACGACGACGGCCTTGCCGGGCCGGTGGCGGCAGACCTGCAGGCCGCTGTAGTCGATCATCCGCTGGGCGGCATCGGCATTCACCGAGAACATGGCCATGTGCTGCTGCGCGGTGCGTACCCGCACCGGCATCGTCAGGACGGTGCCGGCGATGGTGTGTTGCGTCACACGCCAAATCTAGAACGCGTTCTAGACAACTGCAAGAAAGTGTCTACACCAGTGCCGCGAGATCACGGATCTGCTCGACCGACCGGGCGCCGACCACCATCATCGTGACGCCGGACGCTTCCCAGGCCTTGATCTGCTCCTTGACGTAGTCGAGGTTGCCCACGATCGCCGAATCGTCGACGAGTTCGTCCGGGATGGCCTTGGCCGCCTCGTCCTTGCGATCGTTGCGGAACAGTTTGGTGACGTCGTCGACGACCTCGGCATAGCCCATCCGGCGGTAGACGTCGGCGTGGAAGTTGGTGTCCTCGGCGCCCATTCCGCCCATGTAAAGCGCCAGATGCGGCTTCATCAGCTCCATGATGGCCGGGCGGTCGTCGGTCACGACGACCTGCGCGGTCGCGCAGATCTCGAACGTCTCACGGGTCCGGCGCGCGCCGGGACGGGCGAAGCCCTCGTCGAGCCATTCGTTGTACATACCCGCGATCCGCGGCGAGTAGAAGATCGGCAGCCAGCCATCGGCGATCTCGGCGGCCAGTGCCACGTTCTTGGGTCCTTCGGCGCCCAGCATCACCGGGATGTCGGCGCGCAGCGGGTGGGTGATCGGCTTGAGGTTCTTGCCCAGCCCGGTGGTGCCCGCACCGGTCAGCGGCAGCGGGTAGTGCGGGCCGTCGCTGTGCACGGGCGCCTGCCGCGCCCACACCTGGCGCAGGATGTCGATGTATTCGCGGGTGCGGGCAAGCGGCTTGGGGAATTTCGCGCCGTACCAGCCCTCGACCACCTGCGGCCCGGACACGCCGAGACCCAGGATGTGCCGGCCACCGGAGAGGTGATCCAGCGTCAGCGCGGCCATCGCGCACGCCGTCGGGGTGCGCGCGGACAGCTGGATCACCGAGGTGCCCAGCCGCAGCTTCGTCGTCTCACGTCCCCACCAGGCCAGCGGCGTGTAGGCGTCCGAGCCCCACGCCTCGGCGGTGAAGACGGTGTCGAAGTCCGCCTCCTCGG
This genomic stretch from Mycolicibacterium fluoranthenivorans harbors:
- a CDS encoding NAD(P)H-dependent flavin oxidoreductase — translated: MRTELCDKFGIEYPIFVFTPSEKVAAAVSKAGGLGVLGCVRFNDADDLEEVLQWMDANTDGKPYGVDIVMPAKIPTEGTAVDINKLIPQSHRDFVAKTLADLGVPPLPEDEEKNEGVLGWLHSVARSHVDVALKHPIKLIANALGSPPVDVIEQAHAAGVPVAALAGSAKHALRHVENGVDIVVAQGHEAGGHTGEIGSVVLWPEIVDALDGKAPVLAAGGIGTGRQVAAALALGAQGVWMGSAFLTAAEYDLGHRLPGGTSTIQDALLRATTADTVRRKIYTGKPARLLKTKWTDAWDAPDAPEPLPMPLQNILVSEAHQRMNESDNPDTVSMPVGQIVGRMNEIRPVADIIAELVAGFEQATKRLDDIAGS
- a CDS encoding MFS transporter codes for the protein MTTSRADTRRAVWNTIRGSSGNLVEWYDVYVYTVFATYFEKQFFDPADQNSTIYVYAIFAVTFLTRPLGSWFFGRFADRRGRRAALTISVSLMALCSLVIAVVPGRETIGVAAPIVLILCRLVQGFATGGEYGTSATYMSEAATRERRGFFSSFQYVTLVGGHVLAQFTLLIILTTLSTEQVHEFGWRIGFAVGGAAAIVVFWLRRTMDESLSAEQLAAIREGKDTGAGSIRVLLTRYWRPLLLCFLITLGGTVAFYAYSVNAPAIVKATYKNEAMTATWINLIGLIFLMLLQPVGGIISDRVGRKPLLLFFGFGGVVYTYVLYTYLPQTHSPLLSFLLVAVGYVILTGYTSINALVKSELFPAHVRALGVGVGYALANSAFGGTAPLIYQALKARDQVPLFIGYVTVCIALSLTVYLFFLKNKATTYLDREQGDAFLPATADRVSAS
- a CDS encoding crotonase/enoyl-CoA hydratase family protein, whose product is MTESEKGPDALIEQRGHTLIVTLNRPEARNALSGEMLSIMVEAWDRVDSDPEIRTCILTGAGGYFCAGMDLKGATKKPPGDSFKDGSYDPSRIDGLLKGRRLTKPLIAAVEGPAIAGGTEILQGTDIRVAGESAKFGISEAKWSLYPMGGSAVRLVRQIPYTIACDMLLTGRHITAQQALDYGLIGYVVPDGTALDKALEIAEVINNNGPLAVQAILKTIRDTEGMHELDAFKPDTANGIPVFLSEDAKEGPLAFKEKRAPQFKMR
- a CDS encoding acetoacetate decarboxylase family protein, translated to MTQHTIAGTVLTMPVRVRTAQQHMAMFSVNADAAQRMIDYSGLQVCRHRPGKAVVVLMLMHYLDTDLGQYHEYGTNVMVNPPGQQASGWKALRSAGAFIHHLPVDQAFTLEAGRTIWGYPKVMADFNIVDGRSFSFDVSIDGTHAVGMDFSPGLPVPAMFTSRTQVHPTYSHLDGVTRETSGEMRMTGVRYRPGGARVRLGDHPYARELAELGFPKGAMFSGSVRNVDMTFGDAKEIA
- a CDS encoding LpqN/LpqT family lipoprotein, whose translation is MRASALTGLAAAATALAVVLSGCGSDTKTATSSSEKTTASSSEKTSTSKSETPTKKPKVAPRDEDATGPNETIAGYIKANNIQETPVHRGDPGSPTIDLPLPEGWKSAGTDTPDWAYGAIVYTGPEAAEYTPSVVAIVSKLTGNVDPQKILDLAPGELQNLAGYEPLNEGAASTLGEYPAFQLGGTWVQDGQKKIVAQKTVVIPGSDGLYVLQLNADGLEDQVDIVGAATDAIDSGTTITP
- a CDS encoding succinic semialdehyde dehydrogenase, translating into MPAPSAADFARLRTLVAIDDVDARPSKPIDEVFTGRELTTIPVGNADDVAAAFVKARAAQAKWAQRPVAERSAVIERFRDLVIANRDFLMDVAQAETGKARSAAQEEIVDMILNARYYAREAVKLLGTKRVQGLLPGLVKTVVNHHPKGVIGVISPWNYPMALSISDSIPALLAGNAVVVKPDSQTPYCTLANAELLYQAGLPRDLFAVVPGPGSVVGTAIVAHCDYLMFTGSTSTGRTLAEQCGSRLIGFSAELGGKNPMIVTKGANLDVAAKAATRACFSNAGQLCISIERIYVERSVADEFAAKFAKQVKAMKLSTAYDFSADMGSLISEDQIKTVSGHVDDALAKGAKVIAGGNARPDIGPLFFEPTVLTDVNDEMECGRNETFGPLVSIYPVDSVDEAIAKANDTEYGLNASVWAGSKAEGEAIAARLQAGTVNVDEGYALAFGSTAAPMGGMKASGVGRRHGADGILKYTESQTVSTARVINLDPPLGIPSTWWQRALTPMIQAVQKLPGR
- a CDS encoding LLM class F420-dependent oxidoreductase, translating into MKLGLQLGYWGAQPPTNHAELVAAAEEADFDTVFTAEAWGSDAYTPLAWWGRETTKLRLGTSVIQLSARTPTACAMAALTLDHLSGGRHILGLGVSGPQVVEGWYGAKFPKPLARTREYIDILRQVWARQAPVHSDGPHYPLPLTGAGTTGLGKNLKPITHPLRADIPVMLGAEGPKNVALAAEIADGWLPIFYSPRIAGMYNEWLDEGFARPGARRTRETFEICATAQVVVTDDRPAIMELMKPHLALYMGGMGAEDTNFHADVYRRMGYAEVVDDVTKLFRNDRKDEAAKAIPDELVDDSAIVGNLDYVKEQIKAWEASGVTMMVVGARSVEQIRDLAALV
- a CDS encoding acyl-CoA synthetase, producing MALNIADLAEHAIDAVPDRVALISADDQLTYAQLEEKANRFAHYLQSQGIQKDDKVGLYCRNRIEIVIAMLGIVKAGAILVNVNFRYVEGELKYLFDNSDMVALVHERRYADRVANVLPETPNIKTVLVVEDGTEGPAEDFLRYGGVEFYSAIAEHSPERDFGPRSADDIYLLYTGGTTGFPKGVMWRHEDIYRVLLGGTDFATGEPLADEYDLSKQAATSGPMVRYPIPPMIHGATQSATWMALFSGGTVLLVPEFDADEVWRAIHEHKVNLLFFTGDAMARPLLDSLLAHQEKGNEFDLSSLFLLASTAALFSTSLKEKFLELLPNRVITDSIGSSETGFGGTSVVAKGQSHTGGPRVTIDKNTAVLDEDGNPVVPGSGVRGILAKRGHIPVGYFKDEKKTAETFRTINGVRYAIPGDYATVEADGSVTMLGRGSVSINSGGEKIYPEEVEAALKGHPDVFDALVVGVPDERFGNHVAAVVQPREGTRPTLASLDEFVRSEIAGYKVPRSLWLVDEVKRSPAGKPDYRWAKDTTEERPADEVHAKHVGAK
- a CDS encoding cytochrome P450, with product MTTVVAKPDVDLADGRFYADGPAAREAYRWMRAHQPVFRDRNGLAAAASYQAVLDAERNPELFSSAGGIRPDQPGMPYMIDMDDPAHLVRRKLVNAGFTRKRVMDKLPAIERLCDTLIDGVCERGAADFVREIAAPLPMAVIGDMLGVLPTEREMLLQWSDDLVCGLSSHVDESAVQKLMETFAAYTAFTMDVIAKRRADPTEDLFSVLVHSEVEGQRMSDDEIVFETLLILIGGDETTRHTLSGGTEQLLRHRDQWEALVADESLLPGAIEEMLRWTSPVKNMCRTVTADTAFHGTELKAGEKIMLMFESANFDESAFENAHEFHIDRNPNSHLAFGFGSHFCLGNQLARLELKLMTQRVLRRLPDLRLADGAEVPLRPANFVSGPEAMPVVFTPTPRILD